A window of the Streptococcus sp. 116-D4 genome harbors these coding sequences:
- the gloA gene encoding lactoylglutathione lyase: MASKMLHTCLRVENLEKSIAFYQDAFGFKELRRRDFPDHAFTIVYLGLEGDDYELELTYNYDHGPYVVGDGFAHIALSTPDLEALHQEHSAKGYEVTEPNGLPGTAPNYYFVKDPDGYKVEVIREK; encoded by the coding sequence ATGGCTTCAAAAATGCTACATACTTGCTTGCGAGTAGAAAATCTTGAAAAATCAATCGCATTCTATCAAGATGCTTTTGGTTTTAAAGAATTGCGTCGCAGAGATTTTCCAGACCATGCCTTCACGATTGTCTATCTAGGTCTTGAGGGCGACGACTATGAGTTGGAGTTGACTTATAACTATGATCACGGGCCTTATGTGGTTGGAGATGGGTTTGCCCATATTGCCCTAAGTACACCTGATCTTGAAGCTCTTCATCAAGAGCATAGTGCAAAAGGATATGAAGTGACTGAGCCAAATGGCCTACCAGGAACTGCACCTAACTATTACTTTGTCAAAGACCCTGATGGCTACAAGGTCGAAGTCATTCGTGAAAAATAA
- a CDS encoding multidrug efflux MFS transporter, producing MTEVNWKDNLRIAWFGNFLTGASISLVVPFMPIFVENLGVRSDQAAFYAGLAISVSAISAAIFSPIWGILADKYGRKPMMIRAGMAMTITMGGLAFVPNIYWLIFLRLLNGVFAGFVPNATALIASQVPKEKSGSALGTLSTGVVAGTLTGPFIGGFIAELFGIRTVFLLVGSFLFLAAVLTICFIKEDFQPVAKEKAIPTKELFTSVNYPYLLVNLFLTSFVIQFSAQSIGPILALYVRDLGQTENLLFVSGLIVSSMGFSSMMSAGVMGKLGDKVGNHRLLVVAQFYSVIVYLLCANASSPLQLGLYRFLFGLGTGALIPGVNALLSKMTPKAGISRIFAFNQVFFYLGGVVGPMAGSAVAGQFGYHAVFYATSLCVAFSCLFNLLQFRTLLKVKEI from the coding sequence ATGACAGAGGTTAACTGGAAGGATAATCTGCGCATTGCCTGGTTTGGTAATTTTCTGACAGGAGCTAGTATTTCTTTGGTTGTGCCATTTATGCCTATCTTTGTAGAAAATCTGGGTGTAAGGAGTGATCAAGCTGCTTTTTATGCAGGTTTAGCCATTTCTGTCTCTGCTATTTCTGCGGCAATTTTCTCTCCTATCTGGGGTATTCTTGCTGACAAATACGGTCGAAAGCCCATGATGATTCGAGCAGGCATGGCAATGACCATTACTATGGGAGGCTTGGCTTTTGTCCCAAATATTTATTGGTTAATCTTTCTTCGTTTATTAAACGGTGTATTTGCAGGATTTGTTCCTAATGCAACTGCCTTGATAGCCAGTCAGGTTCCCAAGGAGAAATCAGGCTCTGCTCTCGGGACTTTGTCTACTGGGGTAGTTGCAGGCACTCTAACTGGTCCCTTTATCGGTGGCTTTATTGCAGAATTATTTGGCATCCGTACTGTTTTCTTACTGGTTGGTAGTTTTCTGTTTTTAGCTGCTGTTTTGACTATTTGCTTTATCAAGGAAGATTTTCAACCAGTAGCCAAGGAAAAGGCCATCCCAACAAAGGAATTATTTACATCAGTTAACTATCCCTATCTTTTGGTCAACCTCTTTCTGACCAGTTTTGTCATCCAATTTTCAGCCCAATCAATCGGCCCTATCTTAGCTCTGTATGTGCGCGACTTAGGCCAGACAGAGAATCTTCTCTTTGTATCTGGTTTGATTGTGTCTAGTATGGGCTTTTCCAGCATGATGAGTGCAGGAGTCATGGGCAAGCTAGGTGACAAGGTGGGCAACCATCGTCTTTTAGTTGTAGCCCAATTTTATTCAGTCATCGTCTATCTCCTCTGTGCCAATGCCTCTAGCCCCCTTCAACTAGGGCTCTATCGATTTCTCTTTGGCTTGGGAACCGGTGCCTTGATTCCCGGAGTTAATGCCCTACTCAGCAAAATGACTCCAAAAGCCGGCATTTCGAGGATCTTTGCCTTTAATCAGGTATTCTTTTATCTGGGAGGTGTCGTTGGGCCTATGGCAGGTTCTGCAGTAGCAGGTCAATTTGGCTACCATGCAGTCTTTTATGCGACAAGCCTTTGTGTTGCCTTTAGTTGTCTCTTTAACCTGCTTCAATTTCGAACATTATTAAAAGTAAAGGAAATCTAG
- the mutM gene encoding DNA-formamidopyrimidine glycosylase has product MPELPEVETVRRGLEKLILGKKISSIEIRYPKMIKTDLDEFQKEVPGQVVESMGRRGKYLLFYLTDKVLISHLRMEGKYFYYPDQVPERKHAHVFFQFEDGGTLVYEDVRKFGTMELLAPELLEAYFISKKLGPEPTEQDFDLQVFQAALTKSKKPIKSHLLDQTLVAGLGNIYVDEVLWRAQVHPARPSQTLTAEEATAIHDQTIAVLSQAVEKGGSTIRTYTNAFGEDGTMQDFHQVYDKAGQECSRCGTVIEKIQLGGRGTHFCPNCQRRG; this is encoded by the coding sequence ATGCCTGAATTACCTGAGGTTGAAACCGTTCGTCGTGGCTTAGAAAAATTGATTCTAGGAAAGAAGATTTCAAGTATAGAAATTCGCTATCCCAAAATGATTAAAACGGACTTGGACGAGTTTCAAAAGGAAGTGCCTGGTCAAGTTGTTGAGTCAATGGGACGTCGTGGCAAATATTTGCTTTTCTACTTGACAGACAAGGTTTTGATTTCCCATCTGCGGATGGAGGGCAAGTATTTTTACTATCCAGATCAGGTTCCTGAACGTAAACATGCCCATGTTTTCTTCCAGTTTGAGGATGGTGGGACTCTGGTTTACGAGGATGTCCGTAAGTTTGGAACTATGGAGTTACTTGCTCCGGAGCTTTTAGAAGCCTACTTTATTTCTAAAAAATTAGGGCCTGAACCTACAGAACAGGACTTTGATTTACAGGTCTTTCAAGCTGCTCTAACCAAGTCCAAAAAGCCTATCAAATCTCATCTCCTAGACCAGACCTTAGTAGCTGGACTTGGCAATATCTATGTGGATGAGGTTCTCTGGCGAGCTCAGGTTCATCCGGCTAGACCTTCCCAGACTTTGACAGCAGAAGAAGCGACTGCCATTCATGACCAAACCATTGCTGTTTTGAGCCAGGCTGTTGAAAAAGGTGGTTCCACCATTCGAACCTATACCAATGCCTTTGGGGAAGATGGAACCATGCAGGACTTTCATCAGGTCTATGACAAGGCTGGTCAAGAATGTTCACGTTGTGGAACTGTGATTGAGAAAATCCAGCTAGGCGGACGAGGCACCCATTTTTGTCCAAACTGTCAAAGGAGGGGCTAA
- the secG gene encoding preprotein translocase subunit SecG, translating into MYNLLLTILLVLSVVIVIAIFMQPTKNQSSNVFDASSGDLFERSKARGFEAVMQRLTGILVFFWLAIALALTVLSSR; encoded by the coding sequence ATGTATAACCTATTATTAACCATTTTATTAGTATTATCTGTTGTGATTGTGATTGCAATTTTCATGCAACCAACCAAAAACCAATCCAGCAATGTATTTGATGCCAGCTCAGGTGATTTGTTTGAACGCAGTAAAGCACGCGGTTTTGAAGCTGTCATGCAGCGTTTGACAGGGATTTTAGTCTTTTTCTGGCTAGCCATTGCCTTAGCATTGACGGTATTATCAAGTAGATAA
- a CDS encoding dihydroorotate dehydrogenase, whose protein sequence is MVLFSEQEQLYYKEKMMTTNRLQVSLPGLDLKNPIIPASGCFGFGQEYAKYYDLDLLGSIMIKATTLEARFGNPTPRVAETPAGMLNAIGLQNPGLEAVLTEKLPWLEREYPNLPIIANVAGFSKQEYAAVSHGISKAANVKAIELNISCPNVDHCNHGLLIGQDPDLAYDVVKAAVEASDVPVYVKLTPSVTDIVTVAKAAEDAGASGLTMINTLVGMRFDLKTRKPILANGTGGMSGPAVFPVALKLIRQVAQTTDLPIIGMGGVDSAEAALEMYMAGASAIGVGTANFTNPYACPDIIENLPKVMDKYGISSLEDLRKEVKESLM, encoded by the coding sequence ATGGTCCTGTTTTCCGAACAGGAACAGTTGTATTATAAGGAGAAAATGATGACTACAAATCGTTTACAAGTTTCTCTACCTGGTTTGGATTTGAAAAATCCAATTATTCCTGCATCGGGCTGTTTTGGTTTTGGTCAAGAGTATGCCAAGTACTATGATTTAGACCTTTTAGGTTCTATTATGATTAAGGCGACAACACTTGAAGCCCGTTTTGGCAATCCAACTCCCAGGGTGGCAGAGACACCCGCTGGTATGCTCAATGCAATCGGCTTGCAAAATCCTGGTTTAGAAGCTGTTTTAACTGAAAAGCTACCGTGGTTGGAAAGAGAATATCCAAATCTTCCCATCATTGCCAATGTAGCTGGTTTTTCAAAACAAGAATATGCGGCTGTTTCTCATGGGATTTCCAAGGCAGCTAATGTAAAGGCTATTGAGCTCAATATTTCTTGTCCCAATGTAGATCACTGTAATCACGGACTTTTGATTGGTCAAGATCCTGATCTGGCTTATGATGTGGTGAAAGCAGCTGTGGAAGCCTCTGATGTACCAGTTTATGTCAAACTAACCCCTAGTGTGACCGATATCGTTACTGTCGCAAAAGCTGCAGAAGATGCGGGGGCAAGTGGCTTGACCATGATCAATACTTTGGTCGGTATGCGCTTTGACCTCAAAACCAGAAAACCAATCTTGGCCAATGGCACAGGTGGCATGTCTGGTCCAGCAGTCTTTCCAGTAGCCCTTAAACTCATTCGCCAAGTAGCCCAAACAACAGACCTGCCCATCATTGGAATGGGAGGAGTGGATTCGGCAGAAGCTGCCCTAGAAATGTATATGGCTGGAGCATCTGCTATTGGAGTTGGAACAGCCAACTTTACCAATCCTTATGCCTGCCCTGATATCATTGAAAATCTGCCAAAGGTTATGGACAAATACGGCATTAGCAGTTTGGAAGATCTACGCAAGGAAGTAAAAGAGTCTCTGATGTAA
- the era gene encoding GTPase Era: protein MTFKSGFVAILGRPNVGKSTFLNHVMGQKIAIMSDKAQTTRNKIMGIYTTDKEQIVFIDTPGIHKPKTALGDFMVESAYSTLREVDTVLFMVPADEARGKGDDMIIERLRAAKVPVILVVNKIDKVHPDQLLSQIDDFRNQMDFKEIVPISALQGNNVSHLVDILSENLDEGFQYFPSDQITDHPERFLVSEMVREKVLHLTREEIPHSVAVVVDSMKRDEETDKVHIRATIMVERDSQKGIIIGKGGAMLKKIGSMARRDIELMLGDKVFLETWVKVKKNWRDKKLDLADFGYNKKEY from the coding sequence ATGACATTTAAATCAGGCTTTGTAGCCATTTTAGGACGTCCCAATGTTGGGAAGTCAACCTTTTTAAACCACGTCATGGGGCAAAAGATTGCCATCATGAGTGACAAGGCGCAGACAACGCGCAACAAAATCATGGGAATTTACACGACTGATAAGGAGCAAATTGTCTTTATCGATACCCCAGGGATTCACAAGCCTAAAACGGCCCTTGGAGATTTCATGGTGGAATCTGCCTATAGCACCCTTCGCGAAGTGGATACCGTTCTTTTTATGGTGCCTGCTGATGAAGCGCGTGGTAAGGGGGACGATATGATTATCGAGCGTCTCAGGGCAGCCAAGGTTCCTGTGATTTTAGTGGTAAATAAAATCGATAAGGTTCACCCAGACCAGCTTTTGTCTCAGATTGATGATTTCCGTAATCAAATGGACTTTAAGGAAATCGTTCCAATCTCAGCTCTTCAAGGGAATAACGTTTCTCATCTAGTGGATATTTTGAGTGAAAATCTGGATGAAGGATTCCAGTATTTCCCGTCTGATCAAATCACAGACCATCCAGAGCGTTTCTTGGTTTCAGAAATGGTACGCGAGAAAGTCTTGCACCTAACGCGTGAAGAGATTCCGCATTCTGTAGCAGTAGTTGTGGATTCTATGAAGCGAGATGAAGAGACAGACAAGGTTCACATCCGTGCAACGATTATGGTGGAGCGGGATAGTCAGAAAGGGATTATCATCGGTAAAGGTGGCGCCATGCTTAAGAAAATCGGTAGCATGGCCCGTCGTGATATCGAACTCATGCTAGGAGACAAGGTCTTCCTAGAAACATGGGTCAAGGTCAAGAAAAACTGGCGCGATAAAAAGCTAGATTTGGCTGACTTTGGCTATAATAAAAAAGAATACTAA
- the rpmI gene encoding 50S ribosomal protein L35, with translation MPKQKTHRASAKRLKRTGSGGLKRFRAYTSHRFHGKTKKQRRHLRKASMVHSGDFKRIKAMLTRLK, from the coding sequence ATGCCAAAACAAAAAACACACCGCGCATCAGCTAAACGTCTCAAACGTACAGGTTCTGGTGGACTTAAACGTTTCCGTGCTTACACTTCTCACCGTTTCCACGGAAAAACTAAGAAACAACGTCGTCATCTTCGTAAAGCATCTATGGTGCATTCAGGAGATTTCAAACGTATCAAAGCAATGCTTACTCGCTTGAAATAA
- a CDS encoding dihydroorotate dehydrogenase electron transfer subunit: protein MNPTCKKRLGAIRLETMKVVAQEEIAPAIFELVLEGEMVEAMRAGQFLHLRVPDDAHLLRRPISISSIDKVNKQCHLIYRIEGAGTAIFSTLSQGDTLDVMGPQGNGFDLSDLDNQSQVLLVGGGIGVPPLLEVAKELHARGVKVVTVLGFANKDAVILEKELSQYGQVFVTTDDGSYGIKGNVSVVINDLDSQFDAVYSCGAPGMMKYINQTFYDHPRAYLSLESRMACGMGACYACVLKVPESETVSQRVCEDGPVFRTGTVVL from the coding sequence ATGAATCCCACATGTAAGAAACGTTTGGGTGCTATTCGCCTGGAAACCATGAAAGTGGTTGCACAGGAGGAAATCGCGCCAGCAATCTTTGAATTAGTCCTAGAAGGGGAAATGGTTGAAGCTATGCGAGCAGGCCAATTTCTTCATCTGCGTGTGCCTGATGATGCCCATCTTTTGCGTCGCCCTATTTCGATTTCGTCTATTGACAAGGTTAACAAGCAGTGTCATCTCATTTATCGGATTGAAGGAGCTGGAACAGCTATTTTCTCAACCTTAAGTCAGGGAGATACTCTTGATGTGATGGGACCTCAGGGAAATGGTTTTGACTTGTCTGATTTGGACAATCAGAGTCAAGTTCTTCTCGTTGGTGGAGGGATTGGTGTACCTCCCTTGCTTGAAGTAGCCAAGGAATTGCATGCGCGTGGTGTGAAAGTAGTAACAGTCCTTGGTTTTGCTAATAAGGATGCTGTCATTTTGGAAAAAGAATTGTCTCAATATGGTCAAGTTTTTGTAACGACAGATGATGGTTCATATGGCATCAAGGGAAATGTTTCTGTTGTCATCAATGATTTAGACAGTCAGTTTGATGCTGTTTACTCATGTGGAGCTCCTGGAATGATGAAGTATATCAATCAAACCTTTTATGACCACCCAAGAGCCTATCTATCTCTGGAATCTCGTATGGCTTGTGGGATGGGTGCTTGCTATGCCTGTGTCCTAAAAGTTCCAGAAAGCGAGACGGTTAGTCAACGAGTCTGTGAAGATGGTCCTGTTTTCCGAACAGGAACAGTTGTATTATAA
- the pavA gene encoding Rqc2 family fibronectin-binding protein PavA, producing the protein MSFDGFFLHHMVKELRRELVNGRIQKINQPFEQELVLQIRSNRQSQRLLLSAHPVFGRIQLTQSTFENPAQPSTFIMVLRKYLQGALIESIEQMENDRIVEMTVSNKNEIGDHIQATLIIEIMGKHSNILLVDKSSHKILEVIKHIGFSQNSYRTLLPGSTYIAPPSTESLNPFTIKDEKLFEILQTQETTAKNLQNLFQGLGRDTANELESLLVHDKLSTFRNFFNQETKPCLTETSFSPVPFANQVGEPFASLSDLLDTFYKDKAERDRVKQQASELIRRVENGLQKNRHKLKKQEKELLATDNAEEFRQKGELLTTFLHQVPNDQEQVTLDNYYTNQPITIALDKALTPNQNAQRYFKRYQKLKEAVKYLTELIEETKATILYLESVETVLNQAGLEEIAEIREELIQTGFIRRRQREKIQKRKKPEQYLASDGKTIIYVGRNNLQNEELTFKMARKEELWFHAKDIPGSHVVISGNLDPSDEVKTDAAELAAFFSQGRLSNLVQVDMIEVKKLNKPTGGKPGFVTYTGQKTLRVTPDPEKIASMKKS; encoded by the coding sequence ATGTCATTTGACGGATTTTTTTTACACCACATGGTTAAAGAATTGCGAAGAGAGTTAGTGAATGGTCGCATTCAGAAAATCAATCAACCTTTTGAACAAGAGTTGGTCTTGCAAATCCGCAGCAATCGCCAAAGTCAGCGCCTGCTCCTTTCTGCTCACCCAGTTTTTGGACGCATTCAGCTGACCCAATCGACTTTTGAAAATCCAGCCCAACCTTCTACCTTTATCATGGTTTTAAGAAAATATTTGCAGGGTGCCCTGATTGAATCAATTGAGCAGATGGAAAATGACCGGATTGTGGAAATGACAGTTTCCAATAAAAATGAGATTGGAGACCATATTCAGGCCACCTTGATTATCGAAATTATGGGGAAACACAGTAATATTCTACTGGTTGATAAAAGTAGCCATAAAATCCTCGAAGTCATTAAACACATTGGCTTTTCACAAAATAGCTACCGTACCTTACTTCCTGGATCAACCTATATCGCTCCGCCAAGTACGGAATCACTCAATCCTTTTACGATCAAGGATGAGAAGCTCTTTGAAATCCTGCAAACACAGGAAACGACAGCTAAAAACCTTCAAAATCTCTTTCAAGGTCTGGGTCGTGATACGGCAAACGAACTGGAAAGTCTTTTGGTTCATGATAAACTGTCTACTTTCCGTAACTTTTTCAATCAAGAAACCAAGCCCTGCTTGACTGAGACTTCCTTCAGTCCAGTTCCTTTTGCAAATCAGGTGGGAGAGCCTTTTGCCAGTCTTTCTGATTTGTTGGATACCTTCTATAAGGACAAGGCTGAGCGCGACCGCGTCAAACAGCAAGCCAGTGAACTCATTCGCCGTGTTGAAAATGGACTTCAGAAAAATCGACATAAGCTAAAAAAACAAGAAAAAGAGTTACTAGCGACAGACAATGCTGAAGAATTTCGCCAAAAAGGAGAATTGCTAACAACCTTCCTCCACCAAGTACCTAATGACCAAGAACAGGTTACCTTGGACAACTACTACACCAACCAACCTATCACGATTGCGCTTGATAAGGCCCTGACTCCCAACCAGAATGCCCAACGCTATTTTAAACGTTACCAGAAACTCAAAGAAGCTGTCAAATACTTGACTGAACTAATTGAAGAAACCAAGGCAACCATTCTCTATCTGGAAAGCGTGGAAACTGTGCTCAACCAAGCTGGGCTAGAGGAAATCGCTGAAATCCGTGAAGAATTGATTCAAACTGGCTTTATCCGCAGAAGGCAACGGGAGAAAATCCAAAAACGCAAAAAACCAGAACAATATCTGGCGAGCGATGGCAAGACCATCATCTATGTCGGACGCAATAACCTGCAAAACGAGGAACTAACCTTTAAAATGGCTCGCAAGGAGGAACTTTGGTTCCATGCCAAGGACATCCCTGGAAGCCATGTTGTCATCTCAGGCAATCTTGACCCATCTGATGAAGTCAAGACAGACGCAGCCGAGCTAGCTGCCTTCTTCTCTCAAGGTCGCTTATCAAATCTAGTTCAAGTAGATATGATTGAAGTCAAGAAACTCAACAAACCAACTGGTGGAAAACCCGGTTTTGTAACCTATACAGGACAAAAGACCCTCCGTGTCACACCAGACCCAGAAAAAATCGCATCCATGAAAAAATCCTGA
- a CDS encoding diacylglycerol kinase family protein, giving the protein MDSQDNKRKWKNRDLISSLEFALTGIFTAIKEERNMRKHAVTALVVILAGFVFQVSRIEWLFLLLSIFLVVAFEIINSAIENVVDLASHYHFSMLAKNAKDMAAGAVLVVSLFAALTGALIFLPRIWDLLF; this is encoded by the coding sequence ATGGACTCACAAGACAATAAACGAAAATGGAAAAATCGTGACCTGATATCCAGTTTAGAATTTGCTCTCACAGGAATTTTTACTGCCATCAAGGAAGAACGCAATATGCGAAAACATGCAGTAACGGCTCTTGTAGTTATTCTTGCAGGTTTTGTTTTTCAGGTGTCACGAATCGAATGGCTCTTTCTCCTATTGAGCATTTTCTTGGTAGTAGCTTTTGAAATTATCAATTCTGCTATCGAAAATGTGGTGGATTTGGCCAGTCACTATCACTTTTCCATGCTGGCTAAAAATGCCAAGGATATGGCAGCTGGCGCGGTATTAGTAGTCTCTCTTTTCGCAGCCTTAACAGGCGCATTGATTTTTCTCCCACGAATCTGGGATTTATTATTTTAA
- the ybeY gene encoding rRNA maturation RNase YbeY yields MYIEMVDETGQVSQEILQQTQEILEFASQKLGKEDKEMAVTFVTNERSHELNLEYRDTDRPTDVISLEYKPELEIAFDEEDLLENPELAEMMSEFDTYIGELFISIDKAHEQAEEYGHSFEREMGFLAVHGFLHINGYDHYTPEEEEEMFGLQEEILTAYGLTRQ; encoded by the coding sequence ATGTATATTGAAATGGTAGATGAAACTGGTCAAGTTTCACAAGAAATCTTGCAACAAACCCAAGAAATTTTGGAATTTGCATCCCAAAAATTAGGAAAAGAAGACAAGGAGATGGCAGTCACTTTTGTGACTAATGAGCGTAGTCATGAACTCAATCTGGAGTACCGTGATACGGACCGTCCGACAGATGTTATCAGTCTTGAATATAAACCAGAGTTGGAAATTGCCTTTGACGAGGAAGATTTGCTTGAAAATCCGGAATTGGCAGAGATGATGTCTGAGTTTGATACCTATATTGGGGAACTATTCATCTCTATTGATAAGGCACATGAGCAGGCTGAGGAATATGGTCACAGCTTTGAGCGTGAGATGGGCTTCTTGGCAGTACACGGCTTTTTACATATCAACGGCTATGATCACTACACTCCGGAAGAAGAAGAGGAGATGTTCGGTTTACAAGAAGAAATTTTGACAGCCTATGGACTCACAAGACAATAA
- the infC gene encoding translation initiation factor IF-3: protein MKTIAKQDLFINDEIRVREVRLIGLEGEQLGIKPLSEAQALADSANVDLVLIQPQAKPPVAKIMDYGKFKFEYQKKQKEQRKKQSVVTVKEVRLSPTIDKGDFDTKLRNARKFLEKGNKVKVSIRFKGRMITHKEIGAKVLAEFAEATQDIAIIEQRAKMDGRQMFMQLAPATDKK, encoded by the coding sequence GTGAAAACCATAGCAAAGCAAGACTTATTCATCAATGATGAAATTCGTGTACGTGAAGTTCGCTTGATCGGTCTTGAGGGAGAACAGCTAGGCATCAAGCCACTCAGTGAAGCGCAAGCATTGGCTGATAGTGCAAATGTTGACTTAGTATTGATTCAACCCCAAGCCAAACCGCCTGTTGCAAAAATTATGGACTACGGTAAGTTCAAATTTGAGTACCAGAAGAAGCAAAAAGAACAACGTAAAAAACAAAGTGTTGTTACTGTGAAAGAAGTTCGTCTAAGTCCAACTATTGACAAGGGTGACTTTGATACAAAACTTCGCAATGCACGCAAATTCCTTGAAAAAGGAAATAAAGTTAAGGTATCTATTCGCTTTAAGGGTCGTATGATTACCCATAAAGAGATTGGTGCAAAAGTTTTAGCCGAGTTTGCTGAAGCAACTCAAGATATTGCCATCATCGAACAACGTGCTAAAATGGATGGACGTCAAATGTTCATGCAATTGGCGCCAGCGACTGACAAAAAATAA
- the rplT gene encoding 50S ribosomal protein L20, whose protein sequence is MARVKGGVVSRKRRKRILKLAKGYYGAKHILFRTAKEQVMNSYYYAYRDRRQKKRDFRKLWITRINAAARMNGLSYSQLMHGLKLAEIEVNRKMLADLAVNDAAAFTALADAAKAKLGK, encoded by the coding sequence ATGGCACGTGTTAAAGGTGGCGTTGTATCACGCAAACGCCGTAAACGTATTCTTAAATTAGCAAAAGGTTACTATGGAGCTAAACACATCTTGTTCCGTACTGCAAAAGAACAAGTAATGAACTCTTACTACTATGCATACCGTGACCGTCGTCAGAAAAAACGTGACTTCCGTAAATTGTGGATCACTCGTATCAACGCGGCAGCTCGTATGAACGGACTTTCATACTCACAATTGATGCATGGTTTGAAATTGGCTGAGATCGAAGTTAACCGTAAAATGCTTGCTGACTTGGCTGTTAACGATGCAGCAGCTTTCACAGCTCTTGCAGATGCAGCTAAAGCAAAACTTGGTAAATAA
- the rpmG gene encoding 50S ribosomal protein L33, whose product MRVKINLKCSSCGSINYLTSKNSKTHPDKIEVLKYCPKERKVTLHLESK is encoded by the coding sequence GTGCGAGTAAAAATTAATCTCAAATGCTCCTCTTGTGGCAGTATCAATTACCTAACCAGTAAAAACTCAAAAACCCATCCAGATAAGATTGAGGTTTTAAAGTATTGTCCCAAGGAAAGAAAAGTAACCCTACATCTTGAATCTAAGTAG
- the coaE gene encoding dephospho-CoA kinase (Dephospho-CoA kinase (CoaE) performs the final step in coenzyme A biosynthesis.) — MGKIIGITGGIASGKSTVTNFLRKQGFQVVDADALVHQLQKPGGRLFEALVQHFGQEIILENGELNRPLLASLIFSNPEEREWSKRIQGEIIREELSTLRDQLAQTEEIFFMDIPLLFEQDYSAWFDKTWLVYVDRDVQVERLMKRDHLSKDEAESRLAAQWSLEEKKSLASHILDNNGNQNQLLSQVHILLKGGRQDDRG; from the coding sequence ATGGGAAAAATCATCGGAATCACAGGAGGAATTGCCTCTGGTAAGTCAACCGTGACAAATTTTCTAAGAAAGCAAGGCTTTCAAGTAGTGGATGCTGACGCTCTTGTCCACCAACTACAGAAACCTGGTGGTCGTCTGTTTGAGGCTCTAGTCCAGCATTTTGGACAAGAAATTATCCTTGAAAATGGAGAACTCAATCGCCCTCTCCTAGCTAGTCTTATCTTTTCAAATCCTGAAGAGAGAGAATGGTCTAAGAGAATTCAAGGAGAGATTATTCGTGAGGAACTATCTACATTAAGAGACCAGTTGGCTCAGACAGAAGAGATTTTCTTCATGGATATTCCCCTACTTTTTGAGCAGGACTACAGTGCTTGGTTTGATAAGACTTGGTTGGTCTATGTGGATCGAGATGTCCAAGTAGAACGTCTAATGAAAAGAGACCACTTGTCCAAAGATGAAGCTGAGTCCCGTCTGGCGGCCCAGTGGTCTTTAGAAGAAAAGAAAAGTTTGGCCAGCCATATTCTTGATAATAATGGCAATCAGAACCAGCTTCTTAGTCAAGTGCATATCCTTCTCAAGGGAGGTAGGCAAGATGACAGAGGTTAA